A part of Amycolatopsis lurida genomic DNA contains:
- a CDS encoding glycosyltransferase family 2 protein, which produces MTQIPRLSIGLPVYNGEEYLSESLDALLGQSYEDFELIISDNASTDGTEEICRDYERRDARIRYLRLPKNVGASPNHNRVLDEARGELFKWASHDDLYGRDLLKLCIEALDERPETIVAHSWQAIIDDHGAVTHKLDYPLATDSPHAPTRFRSLLFETGGDDFYGVMRTNVLRRVKPLDSYHHADRTYVAELSLHGPFHQVPEVQYFRRDHPGRAERANPSIRKRCSNLDPRRADPVRNPMPRLIGEYIGGFVGGIRRAPLSSADRRECYRHLASWLADRSRGRNEDRAEDAEPEIDGMNIDAVVPGRQRRTS; this is translated from the coding sequence ATGACCCAGATTCCACGGCTCAGCATCGGGCTGCCCGTCTACAACGGCGAGGAGTACCTGTCCGAATCGCTCGACGCCCTGCTGGGCCAGAGCTACGAGGACTTCGAGCTGATCATCTCGGACAACGCTTCGACGGACGGCACCGAAGAGATCTGCCGGGACTACGAGCGCCGCGACGCCCGGATCCGGTATCTGCGGCTGCCGAAGAACGTCGGCGCGTCCCCGAACCACAACCGCGTCCTCGACGAAGCCCGCGGCGAGCTGTTCAAATGGGCGTCCCATGACGACCTTTATGGCCGTGACCTGCTGAAACTGTGCATCGAGGCACTCGACGAGCGACCGGAGACGATCGTCGCCCACAGCTGGCAGGCCATCATCGACGACCACGGCGCGGTGACCCACAAACTCGACTACCCGCTGGCGACGGACTCGCCGCACGCGCCGACGCGGTTCCGCAGCCTGCTGTTCGAAACCGGCGGCGACGACTTCTACGGCGTGATGCGCACGAACGTGCTCCGCCGGGTCAAACCGCTCGACAGCTATCACCACGCCGACCGCACCTATGTCGCCGAACTGAGCCTCCACGGCCCGTTCCACCAGGTCCCCGAGGTGCAGTACTTCCGCCGCGACCACCCCGGCCGCGCCGAGCGGGCGAACCCGAGCATCCGGAAGCGCTGTTCGAACCTCGACCCGCGGCGTGCCGACCCGGTGCGGAACCCGATGCCGCGGCTGATCGGCGAGTACATCGGCGGCTTCGTCGGCGGTATCCGCCGGGCGCCGCTCTCCTCGGCGGACCGGCGCGAGTGCTACCGGCACCTGGCGTCCTGGCTGGCCGACCGGTCCCGCGGCCGGAACGAGGACCGCGCCGAGGACGCCGAACCCGAAATCGACGGAATGAACATCGACGCCGTGGTCCCTGGACGGCAGAGGAGGACGTCGTGA
- a CDS encoding polysaccharide pyruvyl transferase family protein: MTSRSGARKRRHPRVGFFGLLGAGNIGNDGSLEVVLEYVRQRHPEAELSCLCSGPELVEARYGVKAESLLWYHSRNRDATGVLAALLKAVGKVADTIKILTWTRRCDVVIVPGAGVLETTLPLRPWGFPYAMALLGVSGRLWGTKVALLNVGSNVIRQRTTRWLYRIAARSAHYRSFRDELSRDAWREMGLDTTKDDLYPDLAFAMPIPAGRPSDVVGVGVMEFHGGNDDRRRGEEIRSSYVAAMKRFVRRLVDDGREIRLLTGDEIDDPVVEEIFADLREQRPGLDPNRVTAAKLPTLGDLVTEIASLGAVVGTRYHNVLCSLKLAKPTISISYSQKMDSIMANMGLAEYCQSARAVDVDLLVRQLAELEAKPEEFWQRLRDRSAAKGKLLEKQYDVLDKTLFRESEEIR; the protein is encoded by the coding sequence GTGACCTCTCGCTCCGGAGCGAGAAAGCGAAGACATCCCCGAGTGGGCTTCTTCGGCCTGCTGGGGGCAGGGAACATCGGTAACGACGGATCACTCGAGGTCGTCCTCGAGTACGTACGACAACGACATCCGGAGGCGGAACTCAGCTGCCTCTGCTCCGGACCGGAACTGGTCGAGGCGCGCTACGGCGTCAAAGCGGAGTCACTGCTCTGGTACCACTCGCGCAACCGCGACGCGACGGGGGTGCTCGCGGCCCTGCTGAAGGCCGTGGGCAAGGTCGCCGACACGATCAAGATCCTCACCTGGACCCGCCGGTGCGACGTGGTGATCGTGCCCGGCGCCGGCGTCCTCGAAACAACGCTTCCCTTGCGGCCCTGGGGTTTCCCGTACGCGATGGCACTGCTGGGGGTGTCGGGCAGGCTGTGGGGGACCAAGGTCGCGCTGCTCAACGTCGGCTCGAACGTCATCCGCCAGCGAACCACACGGTGGCTCTACCGGATCGCCGCCCGCTCCGCGCACTACCGGTCCTTCCGCGACGAGCTGTCCCGCGACGCCTGGCGCGAGATGGGGCTCGACACCACGAAGGACGACCTCTACCCGGATCTGGCGTTCGCGATGCCGATCCCCGCCGGGCGGCCGTCGGACGTCGTCGGGGTCGGCGTCATGGAGTTCCACGGGGGCAACGACGACCGGCGCCGCGGCGAGGAGATCCGTTCGTCCTATGTGGCCGCCATGAAACGGTTCGTGCGCAGGCTGGTCGACGACGGGCGGGAAATCCGGCTGCTCACCGGCGACGAGATCGACGACCCCGTCGTCGAGGAGATCTTCGCCGATCTGCGCGAGCAACGGCCCGGCCTCGACCCGAACCGGGTGACCGCGGCGAAACTACCCACGCTCGGCGACCTCGTCACCGAGATCGCCTCGCTCGGTGCCGTCGTCGGGACGCGCTATCACAACGTCTTGTGCTCGCTGAAGCTCGCGAAGCCGACGATCTCGATCAGCTATTCGCAGAAGATGGACAGCATCATGGCGAACATGGGGCTGGCGGAGTACTGCCAGTCCGCGCGCGCAGTCGACGTCGACCTGCTCGTCCGGCAACTCGCCGAACTCGAGGCCAAACCCGAGGAGTTCTGGCAGCGCCTGCGTGATCGGAGCGCCGCCAAGGGGAAGCTGCTGGAGAAGCAGTACGACGTTCTCGACAAGACGCTGTTCCGCGAATCCGAGGAGATCCGATGA
- a CDS encoding dTDP-4-dehydrorhamnose 3,5-epimerase family protein: MKVEAVTEIEGAYLFTPTPFADERGFFSRTFDSEVVASVGIDPGGFAQDSLSRSRKGVVRGLHLRGGRGEAKLVRCSSGAIFDVIVDLRPDSPTFRTVKGFELSGETQVSLYIPAGCAHGFQALTDPADISYRIDRPHDPAEDIAISYADPELAIPWPLPVSAVSERDAHAPPLAAALTTTR; encoded by the coding sequence ATGAAGGTCGAAGCGGTTACCGAAATCGAAGGTGCCTACCTCTTCACGCCGACACCGTTCGCCGACGAGCGCGGGTTCTTCAGCCGCACCTTCGACAGCGAGGTCGTCGCGTCGGTCGGCATCGACCCCGGCGGCTTCGCGCAGGACAGCCTTTCGCGCTCGCGCAAGGGAGTCGTGCGCGGCCTGCATCTCCGTGGCGGACGCGGTGAAGCCAAGCTGGTCCGCTGCTCGTCCGGGGCCATCTTCGACGTCATCGTGGACCTGCGGCCGGACTCCCCCACCTTCCGGACCGTGAAAGGGTTCGAACTGTCCGGGGAGACTCAGGTCTCGCTGTACATCCCGGCGGGCTGCGCGCACGGATTCCAGGCGCTCACCGACCCCGCCGACATCTCCTACCGCATCGACCGGCCGCACGATCCGGCCGAGGACATCGCGATCTCCTACGCCGACCCCGAACTGGCCATCCCGTGGCCGCTCCCGGTCAGCGCGGTGTCCGAACGTGACGCCCACGCTCCCCCTCTAGCCGCCGCACTGACGACCACGAGGTGA
- a CDS encoding glutamate-1-semialdehyde 2,1-aminomutase, producing MNRPLPRSDQANERLHRAIPGGAHTYAKGQDQYPDDCSPVIARGLAGHVWDVDGNEYIEYGSGLRAVSLGHAHPRVLEAVRTEIEKGGNFVRPSIIEAEAAERFLAAVPTAEMVKFAKNGSDATTAAVRLARAATGRALVAICRDHAFFSTDDWFIGTTPMSAGIPGDTTELTVSFPYGDLAATEELLRTHEVACLVLEPATQTEPPPGYLAGLRDLCDRYGCLLVFDEMITGFRWSDAGAQGLYGVSPDLSAFGKALGNGFAVSALAGKREYMELGGLRDHRERVFLLSTTHGAETHSLAAAIAVFDTYAEEGITARLHALGDRLAAGVRDVAASAGVGDHVLVRGRASNLVFATLDEKGEPSQPYRTLFLRELITGGVIGPSFVVSAGLTEADIDKTIDVVSRACTTYRKALEFQDPTPWTGGRPVKPVFRRFA from the coding sequence GTGAACCGCCCATTGCCGCGCTCCGACCAAGCGAACGAACGACTGCACCGGGCGATCCCCGGTGGTGCGCACACCTACGCCAAGGGCCAGGACCAATACCCCGACGACTGCTCGCCGGTCATCGCGCGCGGCCTCGCCGGCCACGTGTGGGACGTCGACGGCAACGAATACATCGAATACGGCTCGGGGCTCCGCGCGGTCAGCCTCGGGCACGCGCACCCGCGGGTGCTGGAGGCCGTCCGCACCGAAATCGAGAAGGGCGGCAACTTCGTCCGGCCGTCCATCATCGAGGCCGAAGCCGCGGAGCGTTTCCTCGCCGCCGTGCCGACCGCGGAGATGGTGAAGTTCGCGAAGAACGGCTCGGACGCGACCACGGCCGCCGTCCGCCTGGCCCGTGCGGCGACCGGACGGGCGCTCGTGGCGATCTGCCGCGATCACGCGTTCTTCTCGACCGACGACTGGTTCATCGGGACCACGCCGATGTCCGCCGGGATCCCCGGCGACACGACGGAACTGACGGTTTCCTTCCCCTACGGCGATCTCGCGGCCACGGAAGAGCTGCTGCGGACGCACGAGGTCGCCTGCCTCGTCCTGGAACCCGCGACCCAGACCGAGCCGCCTCCTGGGTATCTCGCCGGTCTGCGCGACCTGTGCGACCGGTACGGCTGTCTGCTGGTGTTCGACGAGATGATCACCGGGTTCCGCTGGTCGGACGCCGGGGCGCAGGGGCTGTACGGCGTCAGCCCGGATCTCTCGGCGTTCGGCAAGGCGCTGGGCAACGGTTTCGCGGTCTCGGCGCTGGCGGGCAAACGGGAGTACATGGAACTCGGCGGGCTGCGCGATCACCGCGAACGGGTCTTCCTGCTTTCGACCACCCACGGCGCCGAGACGCATTCCCTCGCCGCGGCGATCGCCGTCTTCGACACCTATGCCGAAGAAGGGATCACCGCGCGGCTGCACGCCCTGGGCGACCGGCTCGCCGCCGGGGTCCGCGACGTCGCCGCGAGCGCCGGGGTCGGCGATCACGTGCTCGTGCGCGGCAGGGCGAGCAACCTGGTCTTCGCCACGCTCGACGAAAAGGGTGAGCCGTCGCAGCCGTACCGGACGCTGTTCCTGCGGGAACTGATCACCGGCGGGGTGATCGGGCCCTCGTTCGTGGTCAGCGCCGGGTTGACCGAGGCCGACATCGACAAGACGATCGACGTCGTCTCCCGGGCCTGCACCACGTACCGGAAGGCCCTCGAATTCCAGGACCCGACGCCGTGGACGGGCGGCCGTCCGGTGAAACCGGTGTTCCGGAGGTTCGCGTGA
- a CDS encoding right-handed parallel beta-helix repeat-containing protein, producing the protein MTWARTTALTLSVVLTAGSFTAVASAAEAPAVCASGPASFPKPDNAVVVDPGEHLAIETSAHPPGTTFWLSTGTHILADDPYSQVIPKDGNVYIGAPGAVLDGRGINRAAFTQHAKDVVIRGLTIRGFVAQQDQGVVNHDSGEHWVIEGNVIEHNRGAAMMAGPRQEVLGNCLRKNGQYGINAYRAGGGITGLVVEGNEIAWNNTEDWEKKQPGCGCSGGAKFWAVDGADIRGNWVHHNHGAGLWADTNNNDFIIEDNTIEDNDAEALFYEISYNLIIRSNTFRRNALVLGRDFAARGNNFPISAVYLSESGGEPRIWARTDMIEIAENEFEDNWGGLTLWENADRFCNSPSNTSTGTCTRVVASPSDCAPESIALPPAYDDCRWKTQRVNVHDNVFRSAPDCTGLCGRMAVLANYGTYPSWSPYRGNVVSEAVTFHQDNEWFSNTYVGHWSFVAHDASRSLDVTAWQAAPYRQDPCSTFDGAGGGCPAR; encoded by the coding sequence ATGACTTGGGCAAGAACGACGGCGCTCACGCTGTCGGTGGTCCTGACGGCCGGCTCCTTCACCGCTGTGGCATCGGCGGCCGAGGCGCCGGCCGTCTGCGCGTCCGGGCCGGCGAGTTTCCCGAAGCCGGACAACGCCGTCGTCGTCGATCCCGGCGAACACCTCGCGATCGAGACCTCCGCGCATCCGCCGGGGACGACGTTCTGGCTCAGCACCGGGACGCATATCCTCGCCGACGACCCATACAGCCAGGTGATCCCGAAGGACGGCAACGTCTACATCGGCGCACCCGGCGCGGTTCTGGACGGCCGCGGCATCAACCGGGCGGCGTTCACCCAGCACGCCAAGGACGTCGTGATCCGCGGGCTGACGATCCGCGGCTTCGTCGCACAGCAGGACCAGGGCGTGGTGAACCACGATTCCGGTGAGCACTGGGTGATCGAGGGCAACGTCATCGAGCACAACCGCGGCGCGGCGATGATGGCCGGGCCGCGGCAAGAGGTCCTCGGGAACTGCCTGCGGAAGAACGGGCAGTACGGGATCAACGCCTACCGCGCGGGCGGCGGCATCACCGGGCTCGTGGTGGAGGGCAACGAGATCGCCTGGAACAACACCGAAGACTGGGAGAAGAAGCAGCCCGGCTGCGGATGCAGCGGCGGGGCGAAGTTCTGGGCCGTCGACGGCGCGGACATCCGGGGAAACTGGGTGCACCACAACCACGGCGCCGGGCTCTGGGCGGATACGAACAACAACGACTTCATCATCGAAGACAACACGATCGAGGACAACGACGCCGAGGCGCTCTTCTACGAGATCAGCTACAACCTCATCATCCGCAGCAACACCTTCCGCCGCAACGCCCTGGTGCTGGGACGCGATTTCGCCGCGCGGGGCAACAACTTCCCGATCTCCGCGGTGTATCTGAGCGAGTCCGGTGGAGAGCCGCGGATCTGGGCGCGGACCGACATGATCGAGATCGCGGAGAACGAGTTCGAGGACAACTGGGGCGGCCTGACGCTGTGGGAGAACGCCGACCGGTTCTGCAACAGCCCCTCGAACACCTCGACCGGAACCTGCACCCGGGTCGTCGCCTCGCCGTCGGACTGCGCGCCCGAATCGATCGCGCTGCCACCGGCGTACGACGACTGCCGATGGAAGACCCAGCGGGTCAACGTGCACGACAACGTCTTCCGAAGCGCGCCCGACTGCACCGGGCTGTGCGGGCGGATGGCGGTGCTGGCGAACTACGGCACTTATCCGTCCTGGTCGCCCTATCGGGGCAACGTCGTGTCCGAGGCGGTGACGTTCCATCAGGACAACGAGTGGTTCTCGAACACCTACGTCGGGCATTGGTCGTTCGTGGCGCATGACGCGTCGCGGTCGCTGGACGTGACCGCCTGGCAGGCGGCTCCTTACCGGCAGGACCCTTGCAGCACCTTCGACGGCGCCGGCGGCGGCTGCCCGGCCCGGTGA
- a CDS encoding transposase has product MSRRSKYPEQFRRDAIELVNTSDRPLRQIARELGVNHETLRSWVNTANQAVEVGPVEDPAVTDEVQRLRKQVAELQKEKEILRKAAAYFAKEMDR; this is encoded by the coding sequence GTGTCTCGCAGGTCGAAGTATCCGGAGCAGTTCCGTCGTGACGCGATCGAGCTGGTCAACACGAGTGACAGGCCGTTGCGTCAGATCGCTCGTGAGCTGGGTGTCAATCACGAGACCCTGCGGTCGTGGGTGAATACCGCCAACCAAGCCGTGGAAGTCGGGCCGGTGGAGGATCCCGCGGTCACCGACGAGGTCCAACGACTGCGGAAACAAGTCGCTGAGCTGCAGAAAGAGAAGGAGATCCTGCGCAAAGCAGCCGCTTATTTTGCCAAAGAGATGGATCGATGA
- a CDS encoding IS3 family transposase, with the protein MKRLCQVLGLRRQGFHEWAAAEAAREAAAEQERELIAVIASIHTQHRGAYGQPRITAELRRRGHVVNHKRVERLMREQGLAGITRRKRRSLTKPAAAAVTPVADVIRRDFTAEHPGRRFVGDITYLPTFQGWLYLATVIDLHNREIVGHAMGDHLRTDLVCDAITLATARGRIRPDAVFHSDRGVQYTSGQFRAALTEHRIRPSIGRTGSCYDNAVAEAFFATLKTEIGTTIWRTRHQARHDLYRYLHYYNHNRLHSTLGHRTPHETRTSYSHQQAA; encoded by the coding sequence GTGAAGCGGCTATGCCAGGTCCTGGGTCTGCGCCGGCAGGGCTTCCACGAGTGGGCCGCCGCCGAGGCGGCCCGGGAGGCCGCGGCGGAACAGGAGCGGGAGCTGATAGCGGTGATCGCCTCGATCCACACGCAGCACCGGGGCGCCTATGGGCAGCCCCGGATCACCGCGGAGCTGCGCCGCCGCGGACACGTGGTGAACCACAAACGAGTCGAGCGGCTGATGCGGGAGCAGGGCCTGGCCGGGATCACCCGCCGCAAACGCCGGAGCCTGACCAAACCCGCCGCTGCTGCGGTGACACCGGTGGCGGACGTGATCCGCCGTGATTTCACCGCCGAGCATCCTGGCCGTCGGTTCGTCGGGGACATCACCTACCTGCCCACGTTCCAGGGCTGGCTTTACCTGGCCACGGTGATCGATCTGCACAACCGCGAGATCGTCGGTCACGCGATGGGCGATCACCTGCGCACAGACCTGGTCTGCGACGCGATCACCCTGGCCACCGCACGCGGCCGGATCCGCCCCGACGCGGTGTTCCACTCCGACCGCGGCGTCCAATACACCTCCGGCCAATTCCGCGCCGCGCTCACCGAACACCGGATCCGGCCCTCGATCGGACGGACCGGGTCCTGCTACGACAACGCCGTCGCCGAAGCGTTCTTCGCCACCCTCAAAACCGAGATCGGCACCACCATCTGGCGCACCCGCCACCAGGCACGACACGACCTATACCGCTACCTCCACTACTACAACCACAACCGTCTACATTCGACACTCGGCCACCGCACGCCCCACGAAACCCGAACCAGCTACAGTCACCAACAAGCCGCGTGA
- a CDS encoding class I SAM-dependent methyltransferase, producing MSLLDAAKKIAARAEDLGQRALATVGAKQSESAISADAQGYWNSPGEKRWKDNSHWRESDTFDGNDLWAEIGKRHLDMFEGGARLAGFDRPWNRVVEWGCGGGANAIHFAPRAQEFVGVDISAETLAECEKQVAGVCDTPFQAVEIDVANPEAALSVVKEPCDVYVSFYVFELIPTPEYGERLLRIARELLVPGGLALIQVKYDPGTWRTRPRRRSYRSGLAAMTTYRVDAFWQLAERCGFTPQAIQLMPKNELDERYAYFFLTKP from the coding sequence ATGTCCCTCCTCGATGCCGCCAAGAAGATCGCCGCACGGGCGGAGGACCTCGGCCAGCGCGCGCTGGCGACGGTCGGCGCCAAACAGTCCGAGTCCGCCATCTCGGCCGACGCACAGGGCTATTGGAACTCGCCCGGCGAGAAGAGATGGAAGGACAATTCGCACTGGCGCGAGTCCGACACCTTCGACGGCAACGACCTCTGGGCCGAAATCGGGAAACGGCACCTCGACATGTTCGAAGGCGGAGCCCGGCTCGCGGGCTTCGACCGGCCGTGGAATCGCGTGGTCGAATGGGGCTGCGGTGGCGGCGCGAACGCCATCCACTTCGCCCCGCGTGCCCAGGAATTCGTCGGCGTCGACATCTCGGCCGAGACGCTCGCCGAATGCGAGAAGCAGGTCGCCGGCGTCTGTGACACCCCGTTCCAGGCCGTCGAGATCGACGTCGCGAATCCGGAAGCCGCGCTCTCGGTGGTGAAGGAACCCTGCGACGTCTATGTGAGCTTCTACGTTTTCGAGCTGATCCCGACGCCGGAATACGGCGAACGCCTGCTGCGCATCGCACGGGAACTGCTCGTCCCCGGCGGGCTCGCGCTGATCCAGGTCAAGTACGACCCCGGCACCTGGCGGACCCGGCCGCGCCGTCGTTCGTACCGCTCGGGGCTGGCGGCGATGACGACCTACCGCGTCGACGCCTTCTGGCAGCTGGCGGAGCGGTGCGGGTTCACGCCCCAGGCGATCCAGCTGATGCCGAAGAACGAGCTGGACGAGCGCTACGCCTACTTCTTCCTGACGAAGCCCTGA
- a CDS encoding phosphatase PAP2 family protein — protein MNPALPPALRPAAFVLAVAGGLGALVLGLVYAGTSGPTGPDATLVDALAWSGDPWWTIATVIDFVGEPVGAIVTMAVFLGLCWYSRRPRTAVTGVVAVLLTVGLTSGLKPVTGRYIHGEFLAYPSGHTGFAAALTFTAALGVLGGVRRGPASVLLVVAVVVAGAAMGWAEVTMGAHYPTDTLGGLGVALAVVPVTALLIDKGATRRTQ, from the coding sequence GTGAACCCGGCCCTGCCGCCGGCGCTCCGCCCGGCCGCGTTCGTCCTGGCCGTCGCCGGTGGCCTCGGTGCTCTGGTGCTGGGCCTGGTCTACGCCGGGACCTCCGGGCCGACCGGGCCGGACGCGACGCTGGTCGACGCGCTCGCCTGGTCCGGCGACCCCTGGTGGACGATCGCGACGGTGATCGACTTCGTCGGCGAACCGGTCGGCGCGATCGTCACCATGGCCGTGTTCCTCGGCCTGTGCTGGTATTCGCGACGGCCGCGCACCGCCGTCACCGGGGTGGTGGCCGTTCTGCTCACCGTCGGGCTGACGAGCGGGCTGAAACCGGTCACCGGCCGGTACATCCACGGCGAATTCCTGGCGTATCCCAGTGGGCACACCGGTTTCGCCGCCGCGTTGACCTTCACCGCCGCGCTCGGCGTACTCGGCGGCGTTCGGCGCGGTCCGGCGTCGGTGCTGCTGGTCGTCGCGGTCGTCGTCGCCGGGGCCGCGATGGGCTGGGCCGAGGTAACAATGGGCGCGCACTACCCGACTGACACGCTGGGCGGCCTCGGTGTGGCACTCGCGGTGGTTCCGGTGACCGCACTGCTCATCGACAAAGGAGCGACCCGGCGAACGCAGTGA
- a CDS encoding glycosyltransferase, whose protein sequence is MKVLVVHNRYRSEQPSGENNVVDQEVALLAAAGHDVGLFERRSDDISAMSLPRKAVVPLQVPWNRAVRADLVRRLTEDRPDVVHVHNTFPLLSPSVLAACADARVPVVATVHNYTLICPPGTLYRDGHVCTDCVGRTPVPAVRHGCYRGSALATVPMAASLMLNRRRWWSGVSRFFCISRAQREVLVAAGMPAERLAVKYNFVTDPGIRRSGTGEHVLFLGRITAEKGIGLLMAAWDRIAAAGGLGMPLVIAGTGPMQDEVARWAEGRDDVRYEGLRSKAECAGLVTRAAVAVAPSEWLETFGLVVVEAMAAGVPTVAAAHGAFRELVEDGVTGLLHEPGDAESLARRLREVVGDDGRNRELGLAARLVYEQEFTPEVGLERLIGGYQDAIGRVAAE, encoded by the coding sequence GTGAAGGTCCTCGTGGTCCACAACCGTTACCGGTCCGAGCAGCCGAGCGGGGAGAACAACGTCGTCGATCAGGAGGTCGCCTTGCTCGCGGCCGCCGGGCACGACGTCGGCCTGTTCGAACGGCGCAGCGACGACATCTCCGCGATGTCGTTGCCGCGCAAGGCCGTCGTCCCGCTCCAGGTGCCGTGGAACCGGGCGGTGCGCGCCGATCTCGTCCGACGGCTGACCGAAGACCGGCCGGACGTCGTCCACGTCCACAACACGTTCCCGCTGCTGTCGCCGTCGGTGCTGGCGGCGTGCGCGGACGCGCGCGTGCCCGTCGTCGCGACCGTGCACAACTACACCCTGATCTGCCCGCCGGGCACGCTGTACCGCGACGGGCACGTGTGCACGGACTGCGTCGGCCGGACACCGGTGCCCGCGGTGCGGCACGGCTGCTATCGCGGATCGGCGCTCGCGACCGTGCCGATGGCGGCGAGCCTGATGCTCAACCGGCGCCGCTGGTGGTCCGGGGTGTCCCGGTTCTTCTGCATCTCACGGGCGCAACGCGAGGTGCTGGTCGCCGCCGGAATGCCCGCCGAACGGCTGGCGGTGAAGTACAACTTCGTCACCGATCCCGGCATCCGGCGCTCCGGTACCGGCGAGCACGTGCTGTTCCTCGGCCGGATCACCGCGGAGAAGGGGATCGGCCTGCTCATGGCGGCCTGGGACCGGATCGCCGCGGCCGGTGGGCTCGGCATGCCGCTGGTGATCGCGGGTACCGGCCCGATGCAGGACGAAGTCGCGCGCTGGGCGGAAGGCCGCGACGACGTCCGCTACGAAGGGCTGCGGAGCAAGGCGGAATGCGCCGGACTGGTCACTCGCGCGGCGGTGGCGGTGGCGCCGTCGGAATGGCTGGAGACGTTCGGACTGGTGGTCGTCGAGGCGATGGCCGCCGGGGTCCCGACCGTCGCGGCCGCGCACGGCGCGTTCCGCGAACTGGTCGAGGACGGCGTGACCGGACTGCTGCACGAACCCGGCGACGCCGAGTCGCTGGCGCGGCGGCTGCGGGAGGTCGTCGGTGACGACGGCCGGAACCGCGAACTCGGCTTGGCGGCACGGCTGGTCTACGAGCAGGAATTCACCCCGGAAGTGGGGCTGGAGCGGCTGATCGGCGGTTACCAGGACGCGATCGGGCGGGTGGCCGCGGAGTGA
- a CDS encoding O-antigen ligase family protein, with protein sequence MRPRTRFPHLPRGERSSQSPGMPKAVALVWALLILNTLGSTGATTVIPIPRSVIQLVTMGSLVLAFCVALALNARLRIRPSAYLLLLSILVVLSLMASLNLEVGYGALFRCFRFGLFVSTLWLLTRWWDGGIRLVRHHIRTYSVVLLTVVIGLAASPGIALAEEYGGRLTGTIWPLTPPQVGQYSAVVIGLTLLLWLGGELDRVNALIVIVPSTGILLLTHTRTATLGLVAGVLIALLSLWMSSARARKVFAGVALIGAVSAVVLGSLVQAWFLRGQSSENFSSLTGRAKVWDALLSDPRTLGEYVFGVGLTNKSYIGLPIDNSWLAVYHEQGYVGIAIVAAFMLVLIVVAALRPPSLARACAIFLITYCVSASYTEAGLGDASPYLLHLALAASLLVRVPVTEKNFVPAKEPV encoded by the coding sequence ATGCGGCCACGGACCCGTTTCCCGCATCTGCCCCGGGGCGAACGTTCCTCGCAGTCGCCGGGCATGCCGAAGGCCGTCGCCCTCGTGTGGGCGCTGCTGATCCTGAACACGCTGGGCTCCACCGGCGCGACGACCGTCATCCCGATCCCGCGTTCGGTGATCCAGCTGGTCACCATGGGCTCGCTCGTGCTGGCGTTCTGCGTCGCCCTGGCGCTGAACGCCCGGCTCCGGATCCGGCCGAGCGCGTACCTGCTGCTGCTCAGCATCCTGGTGGTGCTCAGCCTGATGGCGAGCCTGAACCTCGAAGTCGGGTACGGCGCGCTGTTCCGCTGCTTCCGGTTCGGCTTGTTCGTCAGCACGCTGTGGCTGCTGACCCGCTGGTGGGACGGCGGGATCCGGCTCGTGCGGCACCACATCCGGACCTACTCGGTCGTGCTGCTGACGGTCGTCATCGGGCTGGCCGCGTCACCGGGGATCGCGCTGGCCGAGGAGTACGGCGGACGGCTGACCGGCACCATCTGGCCGCTGACCCCGCCGCAGGTCGGGCAGTACTCGGCGGTGGTCATCGGGCTCACGCTGCTGCTGTGGCTCGGCGGTGAGCTCGACCGGGTGAACGCGCTGATCGTCATCGTCCCCTCGACCGGCATCCTGCTGCTGACCCACACCCGCACCGCCACGCTCGGCCTGGTCGCCGGCGTGCTGATCGCGCTGCTCTCCCTCTGGATGTCCAGCGCGCGGGCCAGGAAGGTGTTCGCCGGGGTCGCGCTGATCGGCGCGGTGTCCGCCGTCGTCCTCGGTTCGCTGGTGCAGGCGTGGTTCCTGCGCGGCCAGAGCTCGGAGAACTTCTCCAGCCTCACCGGCCGCGCGAAGGTGTGGGACGCGCTGCTGTCCGACCCGCGCACCCTCGGCGAGTACGTGTTCGGTGTCGGGCTGACGAACAAGTCCTACATCGGCCTGCCCATCGACAACAGCTGGCTCGCGGTCTACCACGAACAGGGCTACGTCGGGATCGCGATCGTCGCGGCCTTCATGCTGGTGCTGATCGTGGTCGCCGCGCTACGGCCACCGTCGCTGGCCAGGGCGTGCGCGATCTTCCTGATCACCTACTGCGTTTCGGCGTCCTACACCGAGGCGGGTCTCGGTGACGCGTCGCCGTACCTGCTGCATCTGGCGCTGGCGGCGTCGCTGCTGGTGCGGGTGCCTGTCACCGAGAAGAATTTCGTCCCGGCCAAGGAGCCTGTGTGA